One Endozoicomonas gorgoniicola DNA window includes the following coding sequences:
- a CDS encoding peptidase domain-containing ABC transporter: MPITEQSFHSSSLSDAFLTLIRLSGIELSAEVSNKLILKGMDVRQLHQRCERFGLICQRSLSALGKLPETAFPCLLQMKGKRFVVALAARQGELQILDKQSQPVWIKETVLSNHFSGVCYSIQKAGEPDVQRPVTASGWLKKEVTQLWANYAQVILATLLINCLTLAVPIFTHFVFDKVLPNYATETLVAVTIGIGLVILADFVLRWLRSFYIDDACRHISRQAELQLIDSLLRQEAYQVNRSPARLAQQAQGFSRVKEALSSSILLTALDIPFFILFTAVIGLIGGPLMWVPIAVAAVLIPASIINYRLTRKRSSVATTAQTEKNACLHELTQGLETIRAMGAGQSLLSRWRVLVNSSNRHDFSHRRVGSVLNAFVISASQIVVVATLVIGVFLIQSGLLAPGSLFACIILGSRAVAPLMNLTQLLSRINLSRQALRQLEPLFANSGVARSEAENPETTRQRLYHLIPSVEFKDLSFRYPSDNQDTLNGINLSISAGERVAIVGASGSGKTTLIRLLSGDLIPDSGRMSVSGHDLAGLNLADVRQHLSVLHQQPFVFSGTVRSNLLLGNASANTAELDRACFITGLDQWVSRCRKGYEHPIGECGSNLSGGQKQALCLSRTLLHNGSLLVLDEPTSAMDNLSEAQFCQRLPDYLGEDQTLLLVTHRASLLQLVDRIIVLAHGRVVADGARDEILKKMQAVRTS, encoded by the coding sequence ATGCCAATCACCGAACAATCTTTCCATTCTTCCAGCCTTTCCGATGCTTTCTTAACCCTTATACGCCTTTCTGGTATTGAGCTGTCAGCCGAAGTCAGCAATAAATTGATTTTAAAAGGAATGGATGTCAGACAACTGCACCAGCGCTGTGAACGGTTTGGATTAATCTGCCAGCGTAGTCTGTCTGCACTGGGTAAACTGCCTGAAACAGCTTTCCCATGCCTGTTGCAAATGAAAGGCAAACGTTTTGTTGTGGCACTGGCTGCCCGGCAAGGTGAATTGCAGATTCTGGATAAACAGAGCCAGCCGGTTTGGATAAAGGAAACCGTTCTGAGCAATCACTTTTCCGGTGTTTGCTATTCCATTCAAAAAGCCGGGGAACCTGATGTTCAGAGACCCGTAACAGCTTCCGGCTGGCTAAAGAAAGAGGTCACCCAACTCTGGGCAAACTATGCCCAGGTGATTCTTGCTACTCTGCTGATTAATTGTCTGACGCTGGCCGTGCCGATTTTTACCCATTTTGTATTTGACAAGGTATTGCCGAACTATGCGACAGAGACGCTGGTGGCTGTCACCATCGGCATTGGTCTGGTGATTCTGGCGGATTTTGTCCTGCGCTGGCTCAGAAGTTTTTATATCGATGATGCCTGTCGGCACATTTCCCGACAGGCTGAACTGCAATTGATTGACAGCCTGTTGCGCCAGGAAGCTTATCAGGTCAACCGGTCTCCGGCACGCCTTGCCCAACAGGCTCAGGGGTTTTCCCGGGTAAAGGAAGCCCTGTCCAGCTCCATTCTTTTAACCGCTCTGGATATACCCTTTTTTATACTGTTTACCGCTGTCATCGGGCTGATCGGTGGCCCGCTAATGTGGGTGCCAATAGCGGTTGCAGCGGTTCTGATTCCGGCATCCATCATCAACTATCGTCTGACTCGTAAACGTTCTTCCGTGGCGACAACCGCCCAGACAGAAAAGAATGCCTGTCTTCATGAACTGACCCAGGGGCTTGAGACTATAAGGGCAATGGGTGCAGGGCAGAGCCTGTTGTCCCGCTGGCGGGTTCTGGTGAACAGCAGTAACCGGCATGATTTCAGCCACCGAAGGGTGGGGTCGGTACTGAATGCTTTTGTCATTTCAGCCAGTCAGATTGTGGTGGTCGCGACGCTGGTCATAGGGGTGTTTTTAATCCAGTCAGGACTGCTGGCCCCCGGCAGCCTGTTTGCCTGTATCATACTGGGCAGCCGCGCGGTGGCACCGTTGATGAATCTAACCCAGCTGTTAAGCCGGATTAATTTATCAAGACAGGCGCTCAGACAACTTGAGCCTCTTTTTGCCAACTCAGGGGTTGCTCGCTCAGAGGCTGAAAACCCTGAGACAACCAGGCAACGGCTTTACCACTTGATACCCTCTGTAGAGTTTAAAGACCTGAGCTTTCGTTATCCCAGTGATAATCAGGATACGCTGAACGGCATTAATCTCAGTATTTCTGCCGGTGAACGAGTGGCGATTGTCGGCGCTTCCGGCAGTGGCAAGACAACGCTGATCAGGCTTTTATCCGGTGACCTTATACCTGACAGTGGGCGTATGTCCGTCTCCGGTCATGACCTGGCTGGCCTGAATCTGGCCGATGTACGACAGCATTTGAGTGTATTGCATCAGCAGCCTTTTGTGTTCAGTGGTACGGTACGCAGCAATTTACTGCTGGGCAATGCCTCTGCGAATACAGCGGAGCTTGACCGGGCCTGCTTTATTACCGGGCTTGACCAATGGGTGAGCCGCTGTCGTAAAGGCTATGAACACCCGATTGGGGAGTGCGGCAGTAATCTGTCGGGTGGACAAAAACAGGCGCTGTGCCTGTCCCGTACCTTGCTTCACAATGGAAGTTTGCTGGTGCTGGACGAGCCAACCAGCGCTATGGATAACCTCTCAGAGGCTCAGTTCTGCCAGCGGCTACCTGACTATCTGGGTGAAGATCAGACGTTATTGCTCGTGACCCACCGGGCCAGCCTGTTACAGCTTGTGGACCGCATTATTGTGTTAGCGCATGGCAGGGTGGTGGCTGATGGGGCAAGGGATGAGATACTGAAAAAGATGCAGGCAGTTCGCACCAGCTGA
- a CDS encoding calcium-binding protein: MLITGSAGSDTIDYSGLSESVTASLQADSKGEFTLNSIENITGTGYNDELTGDDNGNVLKGGIGNDKFWDNAGDDILEGGIGDDIFYAGTGSDTFDGGDNTDTLDFSILNLAVTANLSTESATYTGSVDTDVIKNIENLIGSDEVDTLRGNSSDNHLQGGESGDFLYGVIMMAP; this comes from the coding sequence GTGTTAATTACTGGTTCAGCTGGCAGCGACACAATTGATTACAGCGGATTGAGTGAATCAGTAACAGCTTCACTGCAAGCAGATTCAAAAGGTGAATTCACATTAAACAGTATTGAAAACATTACTGGCACGGGTTACAACGATGAGCTTACGGGTGATGACAACGGAAATGTATTAAAAGGCGGCATAGGCAACGACAAGTTCTGGGATAACGCTGGAGATGACATACTGGAAGGAGGTATAGGTGATGATATTTTTTATGCCGGAACTGGTAGTGATACTTTTGATGGTGGAGACAATACAGACACCCTGGACTTTTCAATTCTGAACCTGGCAGTAACCGCCAATCTTTCTACGGAATCGGCTACTTATACAGGCAGTGTCGATACCGATGTGATAAAGAATATAGAAAACCTCATCGGTAGTGATGAAGTAGATACCTTGAGGGGTAACAGCAGTGATAACCACCTCCAAGGCGGAGAAAGTGGGGATTTCCTGTATGGAGTGATCATGATGGCACCCTAG
- the tnpA gene encoding IS200/IS605 family transposase: MRDYKSLAHTRWDCKYHIVFIPKRRRKVIYGNLRKFLGEIFHELARRKGCKILEGHLMSDHVHMCISIPPKYPVSHVVGYLKGKCAIEIAKNFKGKQRNFNGEHFWARGYFVSTVGLDEEVVRAYIRDQEKNDGNRDQYDLDW, translated from the coding sequence ATGAGAGACTACAAGAGTTTGGCTCATACGCGTTGGGATTGTAAGTACCATATTGTCTTTATCCCAAAGAGAAGACGAAAGGTAATCTATGGGAATTTGAGAAAGTTTCTCGGAGAAATATTTCATGAGCTTGCCAGAAGGAAAGGCTGCAAAATTCTCGAAGGGCATTTGATGTCTGATCATGTTCACATGTGCATCAGTATTCCACCCAAATATCCGGTATCTCATGTCGTTGGATATCTGAAAGGAAAGTGTGCAATAGAGATTGCGAAAAATTTCAAAGGCAAGCAGCGTAACTTTAACGGAGAGCATTTTTGGGCAAGAGGTTACTTTGTCTCAACAGTAGGACTTGATGAAGAAGTGGTTCGGGCATATATCCGAGATCAAGAAAAGAATGATGGAAATAGAGATCAGTATGATCTTGACTGGTAA
- a CDS encoding calcium-binding protein, which yields MEEQNTTESSPDTESSAATEIAPQKPDSRVETAVANKDYIIDTSLENVRLEVRGPDFAIIHEDGSELTVLMGGILTATGQPVRFRFADGTVLDGDEFLAKANHHKNVDVQHVAQHQPEPEPEAELEEYPDKPETDTQQQPVQELPELAQQPEAASESAFNKSFAEEIGKLKENVQGSGADTLSEFQKLLANEFNKLEKITIQDAQGGPESPNDTPSSSASTPSAPEVELPEVTATAGIGPGSGAGFDFTVSLTNYGSVETIAGSHIGGGGSAESATNSDYSIQLDREVISYPDSDQISGFDGITVTGDNGTYFTTSTISRVLSINSGGLATDVQGVTIYSLPEGWSIENGIFNAGDPDNGIPASWSVGTSSFTITHPTNIQQGVSTFELRFEVSFVEEAARQPEVFLVPAYVTEGTGADDLQGEINGQSALVFNLLHNGDVIDLGAGNDVVDASVGNDIIRTGAGDDTIKGGPGADTIDGGAGTDTLDYSGSVAGDLSSGVIVNLGDGTNGTATDGYGDNDTEINSIEIVKGTAFGDELTGSTNNDQLYGQDGNDTLNGAGGNDKLYGEAGIDTLNGDEGDDELYGGAGKDTLNGGEGNDTLIGGDDKDEFNVDVADDDITYNDTLNGNGGDDELYGGAGQDTLNGGEGNDTLYGGDGKDTLRGGTGNDTLEGGAGDDRLEGDEDNDIFKSSSGYDYFDGGDGADTADYSNYINDGVIATLADGDGESVVTKLNSDNERDTVKNIENLTGTSFDDRLTGNNETNHLQGGKGEDELYGEEGNDTLNGGDDGDTLSGGIGNDTLNGEAGDDSLSGGAGADSLDGGAGTDTANYSSETGSISILRNETSVSVLDGSGSTDTLTSIEIVN from the coding sequence ATGGAAGAACAAAACACTACTGAATCATCCCCTGATACGGAATCGTCAGCCGCTACAGAGATCGCCCCTCAAAAGCCTGATTCCAGAGTTGAAACCGCTGTTGCCAATAAGGATTACATCATTGATACCTCTCTGGAGAATGTCCGTCTGGAAGTCCGTGGGCCGGACTTTGCCATTATCCATGAAGACGGGTCAGAGCTGACTGTATTAATGGGGGGAATATTGACAGCAACGGGCCAGCCCGTTCGCTTCAGGTTTGCCGATGGTACGGTACTGGATGGTGATGAGTTTCTCGCTAAAGCTAATCATCATAAGAATGTCGATGTGCAGCATGTCGCACAACATCAGCCAGAGCCAGAACCAGAGGCCGAGCTGGAAGAGTACCCTGACAAACCAGAAACCGATACACAGCAGCAGCCTGTTCAGGAATTGCCAGAACTGGCACAACAACCGGAAGCGGCCAGTGAATCAGCGTTTAATAAAAGCTTTGCCGAAGAAATCGGAAAACTGAAAGAAAATGTCCAGGGTTCCGGTGCTGATACCCTTTCAGAGTTCCAGAAGCTGCTTGCCAACGAGTTTAACAAGCTGGAAAAAATCACGATTCAGGATGCACAGGGTGGTCCGGAATCTCCTAATGATACACCGTCCTCTTCTGCTTCTACTCCCAGCGCACCGGAAGTAGAGCTGCCCGAGGTCACCGCCACTGCCGGTATTGGACCAGGTTCAGGGGCTGGCTTTGATTTCACCGTTTCCCTGACCAACTATGGCTCGGTCGAGACAATAGCTGGCTCCCATATTGGCGGCGGTGGCTCTGCAGAATCTGCGACTAACAGCGATTACTCTATTCAACTGGACAGGGAGGTCATCAGCTATCCGGATTCTGACCAGATTTCCGGCTTCGACGGCATCACAGTTACCGGAGATAATGGCACTTACTTTACCACATCAACCATTAGCCGAGTGTTGTCTATTAACAGCGGAGGCCTGGCAACAGATGTTCAGGGGGTCACCATTTACAGCCTTCCTGAAGGCTGGAGCATTGAAAATGGTATTTTTAATGCGGGTGATCCTGATAACGGTATCCCCGCATCCTGGTCGGTAGGAACATCGTCCTTCACCATTACCCATCCAACCAATATCCAACAAGGTGTATCAACATTCGAACTCCGCTTTGAAGTCAGCTTTGTTGAAGAAGCGGCTCGCCAACCCGAGGTTTTTCTGGTTCCCGCCTATGTGACAGAAGGCACGGGGGCTGATGATTTGCAGGGTGAAATCAATGGTCAGTCTGCACTGGTATTTAATTTGTTACACAATGGTGACGTGATTGATTTAGGTGCTGGTAATGATGTGGTGGATGCTTCGGTTGGTAATGACATTATTCGCACCGGCGCAGGCGATGACACCATAAAAGGCGGACCAGGGGCAGACACTATTGATGGCGGAGCCGGCACCGACACCCTTGATTACAGTGGCAGTGTGGCGGGTGATTTGTCCAGCGGGGTTATTGTGAACCTTGGAGATGGGACGAATGGCACGGCTACGGATGGTTATGGAGATAATGACACTGAAATCAATAGTATTGAAATTGTTAAAGGGACTGCTTTTGGTGATGAACTGACCGGCAGCACCAATAACGACCAGCTTTACGGGCAGGACGGTAACGATACCCTCAACGGCGCAGGTGGAAATGACAAACTGTATGGGGAAGCGGGTATTGATACTCTCAATGGCGACGAGGGCGACGACGAACTCTACGGTGGAGCTGGGAAGGATACCCTGAACGGTGGTGAAGGTAATGATACGTTAATTGGTGGGGATGATAAGGATGAATTCAACGTCGATGTTGCTGATGATGATATTACCTACAATGATACTCTCAATGGCAATGGGGGCGACGACGAACTCTATGGTGGAGCAGGGCAGGATACTCTGAACGGTGGTGAAGGTAATGATACGCTTTATGGCGGAGATGGAAAAGATACTCTGCGAGGCGGAACTGGCAACGACACGCTCGAAGGCGGGGCTGGCGATGATAGGCTCGAAGGTGATGAAGATAACGATATTTTCAAAAGCAGTTCCGGGTATGATTATTTCGACGGTGGGGATGGTGCTGACACTGCGGACTACAGCAACTACATCAATGATGGAGTTATCGCAACTCTAGCGGACGGAGACGGGGAAAGCGTAGTCACAAAGCTCAATAGTGATAATGAGCGTGACACTGTAAAAAATATAGAAAACCTGACCGGCACCAGTTTCGATGACCGTCTTACCGGCAACAATGAGACTAATCACCTACAAGGAGGAAAGGGTGAAGACGAACTCTATGGTGAGGAAGGTAATGATACGTTAAATGGTGGTGATGACGGTGACACTCTGTCTGGAGGCATCGGTAACGATACCCTGAATGGTGAAGCAGGCGATGATTCTCTGTCTGGAGGTGCTGGAGCAGACTCTCTGGATGGGGGTGCAGGAACTGATACGGCGAATTACTCTTCAGAAACTGGCTCTATAAGCATTCTTCGGAATGAAACGTCAGTATCCGTTCTGGATGGCAGTGGATCAACAGACACTCTAACGAGCATCGAAATAGTTAACTGA
- a CDS encoding ISL3 family transposase encodes MDGNQIFMLGLGLQAPWKIVDQHLDTSQKPNQLRLRVSADRGSLFPCPKCGKACPTHDFKELTWQHLNFFQHHCYITAKVPRTTCEEHGTLRVNVPWARENSKFTLLFEQALLSLVREMPVKACAKHIGVNDKRIWRVIKHYVSQALLQMDLSSLKAIGLDETASKRGHNYVTVFIDMDRHDKPVIFATTGKGKGTIKEFRAFLEKHGGQADNVLEVVCDMSKAFLAAVKEELPQANVTVDWFHVVQLFTRAVDDVRKEERKLGQHPKSLRWAVLKKADGPLTEKQVEALAELESSDLKTGIAWRIKEKLRWIRKAKTAQAARWRLTHFIKYAKSELGECEILVPVRKALSTVESHADKIIQRWSSTYTNARMEGLNSLFQAARSRARGYRNTGTFLMMIYMIASPVADLLKSI; translated from the coding sequence ATGGATGGTAACCAGATTTTCATGCTTGGTCTTGGTTTGCAGGCACCCTGGAAAATAGTTGATCAACACCTCGATACATCCCAGAAGCCCAACCAACTCAGACTCAGAGTCAGCGCTGATCGTGGCAGCCTGTTTCCCTGCCCCAAATGTGGTAAGGCTTGCCCGACGCATGACTTTAAGGAACTAACCTGGCAGCATCTGAACTTTTTTCAGCATCATTGCTATATCACCGCTAAAGTACCTCGGACAACCTGTGAAGAACACGGCACTCTTCGTGTAAATGTTCCCTGGGCCAGAGAGAACAGTAAGTTTACCCTTCTTTTTGAACAGGCGTTGCTGTCTCTGGTCAGGGAGATGCCGGTCAAAGCCTGTGCCAAACATATTGGAGTCAATGACAAGCGTATATGGCGGGTGATCAAGCATTACGTCAGTCAGGCATTACTGCAAATGGATCTGTCATCTCTGAAGGCTATAGGGCTGGACGAAACGGCCTCAAAACGAGGTCATAACTATGTTACCGTTTTCATTGATATGGACAGGCACGACAAGCCCGTAATCTTTGCCACCACAGGTAAGGGCAAAGGTACTATTAAGGAGTTCAGGGCGTTTCTGGAGAAGCATGGAGGCCAGGCAGATAATGTGCTTGAGGTGGTTTGCGATATGTCAAAAGCGTTCTTGGCCGCCGTGAAAGAAGAGCTGCCGCAAGCCAACGTCACTGTTGACTGGTTCCACGTTGTTCAGCTGTTTACCCGGGCTGTTGACGATGTCCGCAAAGAGGAGCGAAAACTGGGGCAGCATCCGAAAAGTTTGCGCTGGGCAGTGCTAAAGAAGGCAGATGGGCCACTTACTGAAAAACAGGTGGAAGCACTTGCCGAACTGGAAAGCAGTGACTTGAAAACTGGTATAGCATGGCGAATCAAGGAAAAGCTCCGCTGGATCCGGAAGGCCAAAACAGCGCAGGCGGCTCGCTGGAGGTTAACGCATTTCATCAAATATGCAAAATCTGAACTGGGAGAGTGTGAAATTCTGGTTCCGGTACGTAAGGCATTATCAACGGTAGAGAGTCACGCTGATAAGATAATACAACGATGGTCTTCAACCTATACCAATGCTCGCATGGAAGGGCTGAACAGCTTGTTTCAGGCAGCCAGAAGCAGAGCAAGGGGCTATCGAAATACAGGAACTTTTCTGATGATGATCTATATGATTGCCAGCCCTGTAGCGGATTTACTGAAATCCATATGA